Sequence from the Primulina huaijiensis isolate GDHJ02 chromosome 16, ASM1229523v2, whole genome shotgun sequence genome:
tatgctcataaatttttaaaagtatgACACTGTgtcaattaatatatataagtgAATAAATTCTTTAATTCACAATCGTATGAATGAATTTTGAGTTATAATCAAATCAAGCcacaaattcaaaaataataataataaataattaaaacatcaatttttacataataattaatcaaataaataaattttaattattaaaaataattattacttggaccaatcaaatattataatttttttgttttatatttaatatttttatttaaaaataataaatattattttaaatgtttttgtgaTCGAAGTGGGAAAATAAAACGAATGacattaattcattttaaacaaTCTAAATAAATATTAGCACTAGGAAAAAAATATGTCTATGAAAGAATAGGAAAAACACATGGAAAAGAGAAGAATGAATTAACTAGTTTTTGTATagagattatttttaataaaaatgaaaatgagtATACATGAGTTTTAgacatttttcatttaaatttaatccAAATATTTAGGTTGAaggaaaaacaatttttaacattttatagTTGTACATTagactttaattctcatatttaataGGTTTTCAAGGAGTCATTAAAAGTTCACCAACATTTTGAATACCTCTACacttttgtaaaaattttgaaagtcaagtttgaatatCGCATGACTTCtaaaaactctacaaaagtTTAATATGAATATCACTAAACTTTTATAgagtatataaaaatttatattgagtacctctaaaattttaaattatacaaaagttattaaaaatttagaacCAATACACCacctaaatttttatttttcatacgTCTGTAAAATTAAATGGCAGAAACTCCAGCAGGTCCCTTAAATGAACACATCATATCTTGATACAACtaatgaaaaatcatttttttatcacCTAGACGCTTCTAATCACCTCGATTTTCAGAAGTCGCCtaatgtaatatatataatttttttaaaaaaataattgtttgatgtatttttcaatcaatttatatcatataaagaaaaaaaattatgtcattgattttgaatttgaaCTCAATATAGAAGAATTCTTTGAGAAATAAAGagataaacaaaacaaattaaatattttggtaaaaaaataaaaactgccTATGCGGTAAGTGGTGTGTGGCTGTTTCAGTCTTTCAGAACACCGGAAACAATAGAAACCAACCTAGTTCCAATAACACTTATATTCTGAATTCTTACAGTTAATGTACCCTTCTACCTGTTCTTGTCCAAGAAACATTAAAAACTTCTAAACATCACATCAAACTAATCCCAAATAATTGGCTGCTCGAAAATTAAAGGGAACTTTGTGCTGCTGCTTAAATAGAGATTGAACAGGGAATTAACATATGGTATGAATAAAtagtttataattaattttaaacagATCGAAGTCATCAAGATGGCAGGTTCATCCGGCTGAAGAAAGGGTCTTCCGGAAGTTCAAATGACATTCACCTCATCAGAATTCTTGTCACCAACCTAGGAACGATTCCCATATCGCCTGTATTATTATATCTGAATGGGATTTGTGGACACGCTACTCAAATAGCCAATATATACACACAGTTGTAGATCATGGACTGATTCGAATAGATCTTGATGCATGGTTCTTCCAAATAGGTAATCACTTCACAGTTGGGGGAGTTTGATACTGATCCACATGAGCTCCATTATTAAATTTCCCACTCGGCTGCCTCACTTTAAAACTGAATTGCTTCATTGGCTTTGGATGGAACAGAGATTCGAACATTTTCTCTAAAGACTGAGCCGTATATTTGGCGTATTTGCTTGCACTTTGGTCTTGTTCAACCAACGGGCCATAATTCTGCATGTAGCTGCGATAAACTGGTACAATTGTCTGAATAATAACCTGGCATGTTCTCTCCCGCAAATCTTTTTCTGAAATAACCCAGTTGGACTGCTTTTTATACATGTTGTCAAACGCTTCATTAAAAGCCTTTAACCTCTGTTTTACAAGATTCCGAGCCGTTGCACGCCCACCTGAAAAAAGAATCAGACCTTCCCGGCTTAAGAGAGCTGGAAGTTTTCCCCAGCTCTCACGAAAAAATGTAGTCGAATAGTACTCCTTGTACTGCTCGTGTTCTCTTAGCCAAGAATCTCCAAGAAGAGCACCAAGTTTCGTGCCTTTCAGATACTTATAGACATGCCAGTGATTGTTCATCAAGAATAAATAAGATGAAACAGCGTCTTCATAACCTTTGGACCATGTTTCCAAGTTCAGTTCGATGGCCTTAACCAAATTCAAAAGCTCGTCTGTGAGGATTCTCTCTTGGAATTTTTCATGCCTCCAACTTCTTTCAATGACTAGAACTTGCGTAAGAATTGGCTTATATTCATCCCCAAGAAGCTTATTGCAGTAGTCAGTGATAAAAGTCACCACTCTTGGAATACTACAATCCACAGGAGGTGGCGTGTGCTTCTGCAGTTCAACTTGAATCGAAAGCTCCCAGAAAATCTCGGAGGCGCCTTCTATCACTCTCTTAATTAGATCCCGAGTTAGATTTTGGATCTCCGCACAGGCTGCTCCACCAAAGAGACGGTTGAAATCCAATCTTAGTTTATTTAAGGATGCAAAAACTTCCAGCaatttcaaaagtttgatagGATCCTTCTTACTCTCGGCGACTGTTTTACCAAACTGAAGGAAAGCAAGAATCCCGGCCTGGGAAGCTATTCTTGCAAAACACGACTTCCACACATCCAATCCCATCCTCTCAAACACATCATTGCAAAGTTTGTACTCAGATTCGAACAGGTGCTTCACGGCAAACTCCAAATGCCTACCCCACTGAGCTATGTATATCTCTATGCTTGCCACATCATTGAACTCAGACACAGATATTTCAAGGTAATCTAGATTTAGTGCTCGCAAACTCGCACGTACATTTGAGCTACGGACCTCAACATAGATGGATATACACTTGTCAAGCctgtcatttaaaatcaatctcCCCAAAATAGCCTGTAATTTCTGGATAACAGCAACTGGCAAAGGTGATGGAGCAATGCAGGCCTGTTCGCCTGCCATGGTTGGAGAGGACATAGGCAATGGAACGCTATTCTCAATTAAAAGGCGCCTAAACTCGTTTTGCAATCTATCCAACGAGACTTCAAGAAGGCCCCCATCAAGATGGCCCTTTTCTTCCCCCGCCTCAAGTTCCCGTAGACTGTTAAGTGCCTTTTTTAAACCCGAAATAAATCTTTCATCAGCCACCCTGTGATCCTCCAGATACTCCACGATATCAGCCAACCACTGAATTGCCATCCCACAATTCTCCCCCAAGAACCTCAATGCCTCTTCAAGCCGTTTAAGCACACCAAGATACCCCGGAAGATCATATTGGGGATCGGATAACGATTTCTCAAGCCCATGAATGGCATCGAAAACCTTAAgaacagcagcagcagggaccaCGGCTCGATTTATATGACCACTAACAGCACCAAGGGCATCTCTTTGAGCCCTTATCGGTCGAATCGCCAGTTCCAAAGCAGGCAGTCTTTGGCTAATCTCGTCCAATCTTGGCCCAGCTTCTTCTAAAGACAAACCCAAAGCCTTGGATTTCTCTACACTGGCTTTTAGCAACTTCCTAGCAGATACCAAATTTTCATTGCCTTTATCCATCAGTGCCAATCAATTCACAAACAGCTCTAtccaatttcaaatatttgctCGATCGTATTCTGCACCGACAGGTAAAAGACTAATCTTTTTTGCACCTTTTCCTCTTATTTCTCGCTCTTTAACTGGGAATCAAACGaaacaagaaaaaattaatCTGGGTTCCTGTATAACTCAACTTCCATTCTTTTCATCACCAGACTCCAACGAATCTTGAcctaaaaacacaaaaaatcagTAATAAATCCCACCACGTGGACTCAAAACCGTAAAAATCAACAC
This genomic interval carries:
- the LOC140961463 gene encoding exocyst complex component EXO70A1-like; the encoded protein is MDKGNENLVSARKLLKASVEKSKALGLSLEEAGPRLDEISQRLPALELAIRPIRAQRDALGAVSGHINRAVVPAAAVLKVFDAIHGLEKSLSDPQYDLPGYLGVLKRLEEALRFLGENCGMAIQWLADIVEYLEDHRVADERFISGLKKALNSLRELEAGEEKGHLDGGLLEVSLDRLQNEFRRLLIENSVPLPMSSPTMAGEQACIAPSPLPVAVIQKLQAILGRLILNDRLDKCISIYVEVRSSNVRASLRALNLDYLEISVSEFNDVASIEIYIAQWGRHLEFAVKHLFESEYKLCNDVFERMGLDVWKSCFARIASQAGILAFLQFGKTVAESKKDPIKLLKLLEVFASLNKLRLDFNRLFGGAACAEIQNLTRDLIKRVIEGASEIFWELSIQVELQKHTPPPVDCSIPRVVTFITDYCNKLLGDEYKPILTQVLVIERSWRHEKFQERILTDELLNLVKAIELNLETWSKGYEDAVSSYLFLMNNHWHVYKYLKGTKLGALLGDSWLREHEQYKEYYSTTFFRESWGKLPALLSREGLILFSGGRATARNLVKQRLKAFNEAFDNMYKKQSNWVISEKDLRERTCQVIIQTIVPVYRSYMQNYGPLVEQDQSASKYAKYTAQSLEKMFESLFHPKPMKQFSFKVRQPSGKFNNGAHVDQYQTPPTVK